The sequence below is a genomic window from Rhizobium sp. NXC14.
GCTCTCCTGGCTCGTGACCGCCATCGGCTCGATGGCGATCGCCTATGGCTTCGCCCAGGCCGGGCTGTTCAACCAGCGCCCCGGTGGCATGTCCGCCTATGCGGAGGATGCCTATGGGAAGGACGGCTACTTCATGGTGTTCTTCCTGTATTTCCTGTCGCTTGCCGTCGGCAATGTGGCGATCGGCATCTCGGCCGTCGGGTACTTTGCCGGTTTCTTTCCGGTGCTGACCTCGACGCCGATCATGACCTGCCTGGCGCTGATCGTGCTCTTGTGGCTGACCACGGCCGCCAATTTCGGTGGACCGCGCATTACCGGCCGCATCGGCTCGGTCACTGTCTGGGGCGTCATCCTTCCCGTCGGCCTGCTGTCGATCCTCGGCTGGCTCTGGTTCAGCTCCAGTACCTTCGCCGCCGCCTGGAACCCGCAAGGCTTGACACTTGGGCAGGGAATGGGATCGAGCATCTCGCTTACCCTCTGGGCTTTCCTCGGCATGGAGTCCGCGGCGCAGAATTCCGATGCCGTCGAAAATCCCAAGCGTGACGTACCGCTCGCCTGCATGTTCGGCACGCTGGGCGCCGCCGTCATCTACATCCTGTCGACGACGGTCATTCAAGGCATCGTGCCGAATGCGGATCTTGCTACCTCAACGGGACCTTTCGCACTCGCCTATGCCACCATGTTCAATTCCACCATTGGCTCCATCGTCATGGCGCTTGCCGTGCTGGCATGCCTGGGCTCGCTACTCGGATGGCAGTTTACGATCGCGCAGACGGCGAAAACCGCCGCCGATGAGAGAATGTTCCCATCCATATTCTCGCGGGTGAACGAGATGGGGGCTCCCATGGCCGGCATGATCATTCTTGGCATCGTGCAGACATGCCTTGCCTTAATGACCATATCGCCGACTTTGAGCGAACAGTTCTCAGCGCTCGTCAACCTCGCCGTCGTCACCAACGTACTGCCCTATATCATCGCGCTTTCGTCGCTGTTCGTCATGATGAAGGCTGCCCGC
It includes:
- the potE gene encoding putrescine-ornithine antiporter, with protein sequence MTDNTMHLAAEATTKKKMNLVQLTFIVAVNMMGSGIIMLPANMAQVGAISLLSWLVTAIGSMAIAYGFAQAGLFNQRPGGMSAYAEDAYGKDGYFMVFFLYFLSLAVGNVAIGISAVGYFAGFFPVLTSTPIMTCLALIVLLWLTTAANFGGPRITGRIGSVTVWGVILPVGLLSILGWLWFSSSTFAAAWNPQGLTLGQGMGSSISLTLWAFLGMESAAQNSDAVENPKRDVPLACMFGTLGAAVIYILSTTVIQGIVPNADLATSTGPFALAYATMFNSTIGSIVMALAVLACLGSLLGWQFTIAQTAKTAADERMFPSIFSRVNEMGAPMAGMIILGIVQTCLALMTISPTLSEQFSALVNLAVVTNVLPYIIALSSLFVMMKAARVPQPKYRLNATIALVGMAYSLFAIYASGKDAVLGGMIVTGIGFIIYGLIAPRFASGTNRLPAE